From Streptomyces durmitorensis, a single genomic window includes:
- a CDS encoding HdeD family acid-resistance protein codes for MARSKSAKAAAPEAQGAKQLNRSLGWLALMGAILAVAGLVGLVYTGVATLTSMLLFGWLLLIGGCVGLLHAVQSRGTNFFWLGVVVAALNLAAGVVIIRRPDVAAEALTMFAALLFLTGGVFRLVGSLVVRGPQFGWTLVQGAFGLLLGILVLANWPSSSQYVIGCFFSLALLFDGLGLLATGLGGRRIVSMVAEPVQPEESLKAKPEGQEQSHN; via the coding sequence ATGGCCCGATCCAAGAGCGCCAAGGCCGCCGCACCGGAGGCCCAGGGCGCCAAGCAGCTCAACCGCAGCCTCGGCTGGCTGGCCCTGATGGGCGCGATCCTCGCGGTGGCGGGGCTCGTGGGCCTCGTCTACACGGGCGTCGCCACCCTGACCTCCATGCTCCTCTTCGGCTGGCTGCTCCTGATCGGCGGCTGCGTCGGCCTGCTGCACGCGGTGCAGTCGCGCGGCACGAACTTCTTCTGGCTCGGCGTGGTCGTGGCCGCCCTGAACCTCGCCGCCGGTGTCGTGATCATCCGTCGGCCGGATGTGGCGGCGGAGGCGTTGACCATGTTCGCGGCGCTGCTGTTCCTGACCGGCGGTGTGTTCCGTCTCGTCGGCAGCCTGGTGGTGCGCGGCCCGCAGTTCGGCTGGACGCTCGTGCAGGGCGCCTTCGGACTGCTCCTGGGCATCCTCGTGCTCGCCAACTGGCCCAGCAGCAGCCAGTACGTGATCGGCTGCTTCTTCTCGCTCGCGCTGCTCTTCGACGGCCTCGGCCTGCTCGCCACGGGCCTGGGCGGGCGCCGGATCGTGAGCATGGTGGCCGAACCCGTACAACCCGAAGAAAGCTTGAAAGCGAAACCAGAGGGACAGGAACAGTCGCACAACTGA
- a CDS encoding enoyl-CoA hydratase/isomerase family protein, which yields MEPQLRQAVTHGVATVVIDHPAKRNAMTADMWRQVPPLLAGLAADPAVRTVVLTGEGATFCAGADISSLRRSPGEAQELAVRAEEALAAFPKPTLAAVRGYCVGGGSQLAAACDLRFADEGALFGITPAKLGIVYPSSSTRRLVSLVGPATAKYLLFSGELIDAERALRTGLVDEVLPAGELDKRVAEFTRILAARSQLTQAAAKEFAAGHTDRDAYWTGQARAGGDTAEGVAAFLERREPRFTWTPGDTATG from the coding sequence ATGGAGCCGCAGCTGAGGCAGGCCGTCACCCACGGCGTCGCCACCGTCGTCATCGACCATCCGGCCAAGCGCAACGCCATGACGGCGGACATGTGGCGGCAGGTGCCGCCACTGCTCGCCGGGCTCGCGGCCGACCCGGCCGTACGGACGGTCGTGCTCACCGGCGAGGGCGCGACCTTCTGCGCGGGTGCCGACATCTCCTCGCTGCGCCGGTCGCCCGGCGAGGCGCAGGAGCTCGCGGTGCGGGCCGAGGAGGCGCTCGCCGCCTTCCCGAAGCCGACGCTGGCCGCGGTGCGCGGCTACTGCGTGGGCGGGGGGAGCCAGCTCGCGGCGGCCTGCGATCTGCGGTTCGCGGACGAGGGCGCCCTGTTCGGGATCACTCCGGCGAAGCTGGGGATCGTCTACCCGTCCTCGTCCACCCGGCGGCTGGTGTCGCTCGTGGGGCCCGCCACCGCCAAGTACCTCTTGTTCTCGGGGGAGTTGATCGACGCCGAGCGCGCACTGCGCACCGGTCTCGTGGACGAGGTGCTGCCCGCGGGTGAACTGGACAAGCGGGTCGCGGAGTTCACCAGGATCCTCGCCGCGCGCTCACAGCTGACGCAGGCGGCGGCCAAGGAGTTCGCGGCGGGACACACCGATCGGGACGCGTACTGGACCGGGCAGGCGCGCGCCGGCGGCGACACCGCCGAAGGGGTCGCCGCCTTCCTGGAGCGTCGCGAGCCGCGCTTCACATGGACGCCCGGCGACACGGCCACCGGCTGA